Genomic window (Magnolia sinica isolate HGM2019 chromosome 10, MsV1, whole genome shotgun sequence):
CTTTAAGTGTGAGCATTTGGTTAGTCATAGCTAAGACAGAAACGCTAAGGTGACTATTGAAAAAGACCTAAATCTTTCCTCCCGCCTCGCCATTGGAGAAAGAATAGTGGAAACCAAGTTTTAGGCCTATACTCACTCTCTTTTCCTATATACATGGTATACTCACATTCCCATAGGGGGTAAGGGCAAAGGTAAACTAATACCAAGTTAGTTTCGATGGTGGAGACAATCCATCCTAACCCAACTCAATCCCCTCACAAATAATGACCATGCATCTCATTAAGTAATAACCATAGGTCTATCTTAGAACTGTGATGATCATGACATGACAGGGTACTGAGATCCATGACCACAACTCTCTAGTCAACAACCATTATTTCCAATCTCAAATTCCCAAGGGCAATCAAAGGAGTCACTCCTGACATAACTTGTATCTATGTATGTTTAAGGTGACATCACACATTAATCAAGGTATAACATTTTTTCCACCACGGATACGTATCTGTCATGATCTATGGCTGAGAACATTCCTGTCACATCCACATGGTAGTAGATTAAGGCTCACATTGGTTTTTCAAGTACTTGAAGTAACTTCTCGATCAAAATTTACTTTctcatttaaaatttattaatttagatgtTTATGGGAGATGCACTTCTATAAACTTTCATAGAGCTCATTTTTCTATCTACTACTAAAAATATAgattttaaatctaattcattttaATACTTGAGAGTCCTACCGAATACTTAGTAGGTTcgaagtatttttttttattaacaatTTCTCTAGAATTGTATAGGTTTATATACTCAAAAGAAAGAGTGAGTCTTTCACTTGTTTCCAAGTTTAAAGCAATACTTGAAAAGCAGAAGAAAGAAAATTAACTGTCTAATAGtcaataaagggaaaaaaaaaaaaaaaagacgtctTCAAAGAATTCAAGGATTTTTCAATTAGCATGGAATTGAGAGACATTACATGGTCTTTAGTATTTCACAGCAAAACGGTGTGGTTATGTTTCAAAACTctatagaaaataaaattttctaaacttcaattttttgtttttgtttttataacCATATGGATCACCATTCAAATATTCTCAAATTTCTAGAAAAGGAAAAGTCGTAACCTTTTACTTAATTAATGTCGTTGATTaacctttaatttttatttttattttaatgaacCTTTAATTTAATTAGTATTGTTCCTTCAACTATAAGATCTGTCTCTTTGATCCATTCAAGATGAAGGAGACGATGAAACCCATGCGTCAACCCTTATAATATGACTAATGAGAATGTTAGAGCCATCCACACAAGTGCACCACACACATGTAGAATGTGTGATATATAGAGGAATGAGAGATGAGAATCTGTCTCTCTCTCTAGGCGAAGCCAAGGGATTGACATATCCAAGGCTCATAACCCTAGAACTCCGATGATCTCTGGGATAGGatcttatataaaaaaattaaaaataaaaataaaaatttaagaaaaaaaggtTAAGGTTTCAAGAAAGCACTCCACCATTTTATAGTCTTCTGTATGCCCCAACACAATAGAAATCAATGATTTTACCTTATCCAGTGCACCCAAATTGACTAATCCTTTCACTAATCTATTGACCCGGTATCATATAAATCAAgtggtagaccacaccaaatctaaaccattgaatcattatgaaatgcATTTAAAACCATTTTAGTGCTTACAACAAACGTTTACCTACACATGTTTGGTTCTAAAAAGAATTTGCCACATGCCCAAAAGGCCCATTATTTTTGTACAAATAAATATGCAAGTTTAAATATGTGAAACAGTTAGAAAAGCAAGAATAAACAAATCTATCTTAAGTACTTATTTTCAGTTATTTCCGTTATCTCTCCAGTTGCATTTCTGTTATGCATATCTACAGAGGTACTTGCACCTTGATTATTCCCAATCTCCGAAGATGGGGTCCCTCCTCCTCGTGGATTGAAATCTGAAACATCCGACATGGTTGTAGGACTCTGTTGAGCATTAGTATGATTCGGTGAAGTTCGATCAATGCCCTCAACGACAGTCACCTGACCTTCCATGGGTTTGGCTGTGGTCTCAGTGGTGGGTACGGCGGTGGTCTTGGCAGCGAGTTTCGCGGCCTTCTTTGCAGTATGAGAAGAGGGGTCTATTTCATCAAAGCGTTTGGCAAGATGGTAGATCCACCGTCGAAAGGTAATAGGCTCATCTGGTGTAGGTGAAATATGccaattttggtggagaaagcGGACTAGAAATATGAAGAAGGCCAGAGCTGAAGCAGTACCAGCGATGAGGAAGAGACCCCAGAAGCTATCAAGGGTTAGATTGTTGGAAGTGACAGAAGCCTGTGATGCTGATCGGTCTAAACAAGCCGTTTGTTGTCCGAACCATTTTTGCTCAATCTCCAACATTGTATCTCCCTCTGTAACATTCAAGATAGCCCTCGAAAAATCAGGTACGAGAGGGGACCCCCTGGGGAAGGCCTGTAAATTGAAGATGAAAGAAATGAGGAAACCAACATGGCATTTTCATGCAACGTACTGAATTTTGGAATCAATAGGCCCAATGGCTGGGCCCGTGCTTGATCATGCATATAGGGCCAAAAGAACTGACGGTCTGGATAGAGTTGTTTAACTCTACTGAGATTTCCTTTGTATTACTTAGTAAAACAGCACATCAATAGATGATCCTATAAATCAGTTCCACTAGTTGAATCTGTTTTCATATCTCAGCCTTCCATTTGAAGGGCACCATCCATACGGATAAGATTATCTGTTTGGTTTGATCTTCATGCGCAGGAGATTCATGACAAGCGGGCTAGAGATAGATAGTATTCACTGAAACACCTACCACGCATCATTTCCTAATGATGAACAGCTGCAAATTACATGGTGACCCTGCCAACTACATACATCCATGGTGATTACAtgtggcaggatttgattggaTTATGTTCGGTTGTTAGAGATTGGGCCATGCAAAacagggcgcggattagctactgaacagtTCAGTAGCGAtgttgctactgaagtgatgtggtcgCTTTTTCATTGGCACAAAACTTAGGCCTCGGTTGAAAGCATTTAATGTACCTCCGTCACAAAAGAGAAACGCCGTTACTGGTCACGTTTGTACTCGACCATAGAAAACCAGTCCTGACTCTTCCTATCTCTCTGTTTATCTTGTGATGGACACATCTCGAGCTTCAGTATTTCTCCTAATAAAAGAATACAATAAAGTGCCTTCCACAAGTTGAGGATAGATGCGGCGGATTAGCTATGACATTCCCAGTGGCCGTAGCTTCAAAATCATACATCGGcttgaaattcaaatatcaaagCAAGCAAATTCGAAGTACTGGAAAATCATGAGCCTGATTATCAAAAGAAAATCCCAACTCTTGAAAGATTTGGGAAGAaaagataaattaaaatttactatggGTCATGCGcagaaaaacagagagagggagagaggagagagatgttGCAGAGGGAAAAATGAAGAACTTCAGTTGGGTTGTACTGAGTCAACTTCGTTGGCCCCATCTTGAGtctatgtggtttatccacgccgtccatccgtttttacagttgATTCGAGCGATTGAGCCCAAATTTAAAGTATATCcagatttcaggtggaccataccaccgaaaacagtgggaataatgatttccaccattgaaacctttttaaggtctacagtgatgtttatttgtcatccaacctattcaaaagatcacacagacatggattaaaagaaatcataaatatcagcttgatctaaaacttccgtggccctgaaaaaaatttcaatagtagacattcaatttacactttttcttatgatgtggtccatttgagatttgcatATGATTCGTTTTTAGTCTAATTCTCTTAAAATGCTTggtaatatggatggacggaggggataaaatacatatgttaCCGTGGGGCCAAGGAGTTTACTGTGGCGtacggagttactcagtacctAATCTGCTTTCCGTGAACCAAAGTAAAATGAGGATGTTTCCGAGACCGAGTATAAACGTGGCCAGTGAATGGCGTATCTTTTTTTTACGGAGGAGCATTAAATGCTTTCAACCGAGACTATCTTTTTTGCCACTGAAACGcgaccacatcacttcagtagcaatatcTCTACTGAAGTGTTCAGTAGTGAATCCGCGCCCtgcaaaacatgtttgaaagttgtttagTCCGTGGAGGTGCTCAACTTCACCTCTGACAGCATAGTGTGCCCCAATAAAAATCTGCCATGTCAGGTCACCACCAATATCTACTAaaaatcgtgggacccaccagagatAGGCCacaattagggctgtcaatgggtcgggCTGGCATATCGGGATTTCAAGCCTGGCTTGAGCTGAACGCTATAGACCTGAGGGCCGGACCCAGGGCCTAAAACTTTTTAAGAACTGGGCTAGGCTCGTGATCTTCATGGTCCATCCCATTTAGGATTTAAAGGGGCAGATTAGTTTCATGTATGATGGGGCACACTTAATGAACAGCCCATATGCTGCACGAAATCGGGCTCGAGCTCAGGCAGGAGCGTTGCATAATCATCATGGGCTGGGCTCGAGCCTGTTTGTTTGGACCCGTCATGGATCAAAGACCTCTGCCAGGTTATAGTTCGGCCGTTGACAACCCTAGACATAACCTGAAAATCATGTTATCCTGACCTCTGATTAATATATATACATCTATTTGTTAGATCCAGACCGTCAACTATCTCTATGTTAACAGTCCTTAAACGTCTACTAGTCACCCAGTTAGGACAGtcagagagagaaaagagagactCACAAATCCAAATCCATCCGTCttgtacgtgggccccaccatagtgtaGAGACCACAGTACCTTCCGAGGAACAGCAGGATGTAGGGGATCTCATCAAAGATGGCAGCAACCCCACCATTCCCACTTCCTTTTGACAAGGCCTCAGCATAGTCCTCAGGGGAGTAGTAGACCCTGAGCTTGGACTCATCAAAGTTCAACCTCTTCAAGAGGCCCAGCACAAAAGACCCCTCCTGGTACCCCACGTAATCCCCGTTCTTGATGAGATCCTTGACGTCCGTTATGGTGGGCTGGAGCTGTTGGACGGTCAGCATTGAAGTCAAACTTGCAGTGTAACTAGAAGTCAATATGAGGACCACGAACACCCATATGATCACAACGAACCTTGACAAGTTGCTTATCACCCTCTCCTCTGCAACCATTAAAATTAATCAGAAATAGAAAAtcatttatattttctttaaccgttgaaatttgaaatttgggcCCCACTTCTGTGATCTAGTGCTCCCAAATGCACCAAAAATCCCATCTGATGCGAAGAATGCTAACCTATTCAATCAatacactttttttaaaaaaaaattcaatcgaTACACTTGTGTGGGCCATTTCCCATAAGCTTTCCTTACCATCCAAATGGAagccattgatgggatggttagaaaCATCCAATTAGTGTGATTACTAGGAAAATACAGGATCCGATCCCACAAGAGTATGGATTAAATGTTGAGAAATTTAAATAGAGGAAAGATGATTACTCAACTGTGTGCAAAGACGAGCGTTGAAAAGGAAAACCAGAACATCATGCCGATCtgatgggatggtgggcccctaAACTCTTTGTTGATCCGGTGTTCAAGGAGCCACACGACAAAGCCCGTCAAGACAAAGCCAGCCCCGCTTGTCAGCCATAGATTCCTACTCAGAGGCTTCAAGAAAATCCATGTATTCTTCCTTTCATCATCCCTGATCGGCACTACCATGGACACGCCTGAGTCAGTGTAGGGTAAAGTAAAATCTACGTACTTAGATCGGTTGGCTACGATCGTCATGTCCCCCACCACTGCATCTAATCTCTGATGATCCAATGTCAAACAAAAGAAATGAGACCCATTTGAAATAATATAACTGAAATGCAATCCAATGTGTAATGGTAATATCGCACCTGCTGGACCAGAACGAGTCAACTCGGCCAAGTCAGGTGAGAACTTGCCCTTGGTTTTGTAGGGACTTAGGATCTccgcatgtgggcccatcagggcccacatgctgagatggttaGACAATCAGAACACCCAAGTTCTAGATTTGATATGAACTCCATGAGAAAATTATGCTGAACATATGATTCTGGCCATCAATATCATCGGATCAAATTAGAACATTGAAAACATAAATTTTCCAATGGCACGTTCAataatgggcccacatgctgagatggttaGACAATCAGAACACCCAAGTTCTAGATTTGATATGAACTCCATGAGAAAATTATGCTGAACATATGATTCTGGCCATCAATATCATCGGATCAAATTAGAACATTGAAAACATAAATTTTCCAATGGCACGTTCAATAACAACGATCAATGGTCAGGATAATCACGAAGTGAGACTATAGGACCAAAGCTTTTTTACAGTTAAGAAcatggacagttcggatcatcGACCAGTTCAGCATATGTGTCCATGCTGCCGATCCTAACTCACTACATGGACAAGTCTAATGGCTGTATGGGTGCCACTTGCAAAGTGTtcgtctcattttagttaatgagTAGTAATACTGGACTGATCCtttgtatgtattagagatcgTGATTGTTGTTAAGATTATTTTTAACCCTTACCAACAAGAAATatcatctctaatacatatttacagtcatagtttaaaaacccaaTTCGACTCGATTCAACCTGACCAGATTTCGCCAAGACTCGGGAAGAACTCAATGGTCATGACTTTCTCAAAACTTGAGAAGAccctgactcgactcgaaaaaatcAGTAAAACTCAATTCGGCTTGGCAcaaattaatattatttatattttaaatatttaatatataatacCCAAAAACTCATACTAGTTTTCGAGAAACTCACCCAGGTTTTTGAGTGGACTCAACTCATCGAGTTTTCGTGCTTTTTAAACCATGATTggtaactaaaatgagataaattcattTTTAAGTTGCACCGAAACAGGCACTAACTCCATAAACTGAAaatgcacccaaaaaaaaaaaaaaaacctcacctGAAGAAAGACCTGATAAATAAGATCATCATAAGTGCCGGCGCTTTGCCCATTTGCATTTTCGAATGGGACGAATTCGTAAGGAAGGGCATACGGTAATTGTTCTCTTACAGCATCAAACACATCTATGCAGAACCCGGTGGCGGTTATCAAGCTGTTACTAGGATTCCCTTCCACCTTCACAAATTCACTAAATCCATCTTTCACTGGAACCCCAATTCTCAACTTCTTCCCACTTGTCGGTATCACCCAACCCCTCGGTAAATCCTTCGACTCTCCTGGCCATATGACGAACTTAATATCGTCCATGGTGGTTGAGTAAATTTTGTTAGTAGTATTCTTGTTTAGCACCCGTGAAAGTCCAGATACAGGCGTCCAAAACCCAATTCCCCTTCCTCCTTTTCCAACCACATTGATTATCTGAAAGGACGACGATTGCATTTGCCCATTGAAGAGACTGAATTCCCCGCTAAGGCCTTTGAACGTGGTGTTTAAGATGGCGTCTAGAAGTTTTGGGCCCATTTTGGATACTCCCAAATTTGCTAAATCAGTCGAATTTTGGCTGGTTTCAGGCTTTAGGAAGCTGGATTTCATCACTCCAACTTGCTCTACCGCCATTGCCAGGGCGTGGACGGCATCATACGCCCATAACCCAAAAATGCTTAGCTCAGGTTTTGTGATGTTTGGGTTCTCTAAGAGGATTTTCCTTTTCCATCTGACTGTAAAATTGTCAAGCTCTATAGATTTTGGGATGTAAGGTTTCACACCCAAGACGCCCTGCATGGAGTCGATGACTGAAGAATCCATTGAATCCAAGAGTTCCGTTAATCCGTCCGTTATGATCCAAACATACCCATCACTCATCATTCCAACATCGTTCACCTTCGAGAAAAAGCGAGACGCGAGAGAAGAAAACATGTGGACGACGAAAACCCTAGTCTGCATGGTCATCAACTTGTAGAGCTCTTCAAGAATCTGATCATCTGTTGCTGAAGGAGGGATTACACTCCTGTATGGGACTTTGGCATCGATCTCTTGGAAGGCGTCGGTTAGAAATGGTATGACCCCATTGCCATAATCAGTGTCTTCGTATATGGGGACCACTTCTCTCCATCCAAAGGCCTTAACAATGGCTGCGATTGCTTTGACCTGAGACGAATCGTTTTGTGCAATCCGGACGAAGTAGGGAGTTCTGATTGAATTGAGAGATGGGCTTGTAGCTGAGAAAGACAAGATGGGCACTTGAGTTTTGTCCCCAAGATCCACCACAAACTCGGCTT
Coding sequences:
- the LOC131217633 gene encoding glutamate receptor 2.7-like gives rise to the protein MAQNSTAVIDVGVVLDLEMWVGKMSQACISVALSDFYMARNHNTKLVLHMRDSKKDIVGAAAEVLDLLKNVGVKAIIGPTTSSQAEFVVDLGDKTQVPILSFSATSPSLNSIRTPYFVRIAQNDSSQVKAIAAIVKAFGWREVVPIYEDTDYGNGVIPFLTDAFQEIDAKVPYRSVIPPSATDDQILEELYKLMTMQTRVFVVHMFSSLASRFFSKVNDVGMMSDGYVWIITDGLTELLDSMDSSVIDSMQGVLGVKPYIPKSIELDNFTVRWKRKILLENPNITKPELSIFGLWAYDAVHALAMAVEQVGVMKSSFLKPETSQNSTDLANLGVSKMGPKLLDAILNTTFKGLSGEFSLFNGQMQSSSFQIINVVGKGGRGIGFWTPVSGLSRVLNKNTTNKIYSTTMDDIKFVIWPGESKDLPRGWVIPTSGKKLRIGVPVKDGFSEFVKVEGNPSNSLITATGFCIDVFDAVREQLPYALPYEFVPFENANGQSAGTYDDLIYQVFLQRLDAVVGDMTIVANRSKYVDFTLPYTDSGVSMVVPIRDDERKNTWIFLKPLSRNLWLTSGAGFVLTGFVVWLLEHRINKEFRGPPSHQIGMMFWFSFSTLVFAHKERVISNLSRFVVIIWVFVVLILTSSYTASLTSMLTVQQLQPTITDVKDLIKNGDYVGYQEGSFVLGLLKRLNFDESKLRVYYSPEDYAEALSKGSGNGGVAAIFDEIPYILLFLGRYCGLYTMVGPTYKTDGFGFAFPRGSPLVPDFSRAILNVTEGDTMLEIEQKWFGQQTACLDRSASQASVTSNNLTLDSFWGLFLIAGTASALAFFIFLVRFLHQNWHISPTPDEPITFRRWIYHLAKRFDEIDPSSHTAKKAAKLAAKTTAVPTTETTAKPMEGQVTVVEGIDRTSPNHTNAQQSPTTMSDVSDFNPRGGGTPSSEIGNNQGASTSVDMHNRNATGEITEITENKYLR